One Bacillus sp. 1780r2a1 DNA segment encodes these proteins:
- a CDS encoding HAMP domain-containing histidine kinase, whose product MKSIKRRLTFHFSFQFISLFVCILLLLCAVFFILAFYLSNEEIKHDFPSGTLSLLVTDTDVTEDHAVIPEKIQKQIVKENMWYQVINESGKVIGEVNTPEGFPDRYSVAELIQMEETKKLKEYQVVTSFEKFFDVPSYYVLGYENDLRDELQNIYEKYQGKLPNEKEQKDITQEIVKNNASLQILNSTGHIVVAFREEREARYRPLELIGRKFEPGKYDTTTTNFYDKKTGYTWVFHTPNRQHTDIVNASVIKQIIIVVIVIAVTVLLATIAFAVWNAFRYGGPLLLFTSWLERMGNGNYSEVLTDKEKKRVFRKNGKVRFQYRLYEEVIKAFYKMAEKLSVAEKERTKLELTREEWMTGISHDLRTPISTIQGYGHMLESGQYKWTEAELKEIGETLRQKGEYMVELVEDFSLAFKLKNQAIPLEAKPLEINQLLQNVVLKFVNDRTIQDVHFVYKPLNEKVLVKVDKRWFERMLDNIIFNGIKHNPPHTTIKLSIFVETDFISIEVKDDGVGMDETVLENLFERYYRGTNTSEKKEGSGLGMNIAKAICELHGGHIIVRSVTGAGTTITMRLPILR is encoded by the coding sequence GTGAAATCAATTAAAAGAAGACTAACCTTCCATTTCTCTTTTCAGTTTATCTCCTTGTTTGTTTGCATACTACTGCTGTTATGCGCAGTGTTTTTTATTCTTGCTTTTTATCTTTCAAACGAAGAAATTAAACATGACTTTCCTTCAGGCACTCTTAGCCTTCTTGTTACAGATACTGATGTTACAGAAGACCACGCAGTAATACCAGAAAAGATTCAAAAGCAAATTGTAAAGGAAAATATGTGGTATCAAGTTATTAATGAAAGTGGAAAGGTCATCGGTGAAGTAAATACTCCGGAAGGCTTTCCAGATAGATATTCAGTGGCTGAACTTATACAAATGGAAGAAACAAAGAAACTAAAAGAGTATCAGGTTGTTACTTCGTTTGAGAAATTTTTTGACGTACCTTCTTACTATGTCCTTGGGTATGAAAATGACTTACGGGATGAATTACAGAATATCTATGAAAAGTATCAAGGAAAGTTGCCGAATGAAAAAGAACAAAAGGATATTACGCAGGAAATAGTGAAAAACAATGCGAGTCTGCAAATTTTAAATTCAACAGGCCATATCGTTGTTGCATTTAGAGAAGAACGAGAAGCAAGATATCGTCCTTTAGAGTTAATTGGTCGCAAGTTTGAACCAGGTAAATATGATACAACCACCACTAATTTTTATGATAAAAAGACGGGGTACACGTGGGTTTTTCATACTCCTAACCGCCAGCATACGGATATTGTGAATGCATCTGTTATTAAACAAATTATTATTGTAGTTATTGTCATTGCAGTCACTGTATTGTTGGCCACCATTGCGTTTGCCGTATGGAATGCTTTTCGATACGGAGGTCCGCTTCTATTGTTTACCAGCTGGCTTGAAAGAATGGGAAATGGTAACTATTCAGAAGTACTAACAGATAAAGAAAAAAAGCGTGTGTTTCGTAAAAATGGAAAAGTTCGATTCCAGTACCGTTTATATGAAGAAGTCATAAAAGCTTTCTATAAGATGGCAGAAAAGCTCAGCGTCGCTGAAAAAGAGCGAACAAAGCTCGAATTGACGAGAGAGGAGTGGATGACAGGCATTTCTCACGATTTAAGAACGCCCATTTCGACTATTCAAGGCTATGGTCATATGCTTGAAAGTGGGCAGTATAAATGGACGGAAGCAGAGCTGAAAGAAATTGGTGAGACGCTTCGTCAAAAAGGAGAATATATGGTTGAGCTGGTAGAGGATTTTTCGTTAGCCTTTAAACTAAAAAATCAAGCTATTCCTTTAGAGGCTAAACCTTTAGAAATTAATCAACTTCTCCAAAATGTGGTGTTAAAGTTTGTAAATGATCGAACAATTCAGGATGTTCATTTTGTTTATAAACCTTTAAATGAAAAGGTTTTAGTAAAGGTTGATAAACGTTGGTTTGAGAGAATGCTTGATAATATCATTTTTAATGGAATCAAGCATAATCCACCTCATACTACTATTAAACTATCAATTTTTGTAGAAACAGACTTTATTTCTATCGAAGTGAAGGATGATGGAGTAGGAATGGATGAAACCGTACTTGAAAACCTTTTTGAGCGTTATTACCGGGGAACAAATACAAGTGAAAAAAAAGAGGGATCGGGTCTTGGAATGAACATTGCCAAAGCCATTTGTGAGCTCCATGGTGGCCATATTATTGTAAGGTCCGTTACTGGTGCAGGAACTACCATTACAATGAGGCTTCCAATTTTAAGATAG
- a CDS encoding DEAD/DEAH box helicase: MSQFIEQLQPFLQEAWKKAGFEQPMAIQTKAIPEILNKRDVMGESPTGTGKTLAYLLPILHDIKPGPSHIQAVILASSHELVMQIHSEIQTWGQGSGISSAALIGGANIKRQVEKLKKRPNLIVGTPGRIQELIKMKKVKMHEVKTIVIDEADQLFVSEHIQTVQGIVKMAPSDRQLLVFSATLSQHTQILAKELMNDPLFVQVNRDELPAPKVEHMYIVSEGRDKVEVLRKLAHQGPMKALAFFKGIETLSTFEEKLKFKKLNVGSLHSETRKLDRSKVLTSFRKGEFPILLATDVAARGLDIKELSHVIHVDVPQSVEQYVHRSGRTGRSGAEGTVISLVTEREERELKQIARELKIELAKKELYMGEVVEEGTKQEKRQSYKPRKKTNNKTSSHKHSKKK; the protein is encoded by the coding sequence ATGAGTCAATTTATTGAACAGCTACAGCCTTTCTTGCAAGAAGCGTGGAAGAAGGCAGGCTTTGAACAGCCAATGGCTATCCAAACAAAAGCTATACCAGAAATTTTAAATAAAAGAGATGTAATGGGCGAATCGCCAACAGGTACGGGTAAGACCCTTGCTTATCTACTGCCAATTTTACATGACATTAAGCCAGGACCATCTCATATTCAAGCTGTAATCTTAGCTTCTTCTCATGAGCTTGTTATGCAGATTCATAGTGAAATTCAAACATGGGGGCAAGGAAGCGGAATTTCTAGCGCAGCGCTTATTGGTGGAGCGAACATTAAGCGTCAAGTGGAAAAGTTGAAAAAACGTCCTAACCTAATCGTTGGAACACCTGGCCGCATTCAAGAGCTGATTAAAATGAAAAAAGTGAAGATGCATGAAGTGAAAACAATCGTTATTGACGAAGCCGACCAGTTGTTTGTGTCTGAACATATTCAAACGGTACAAGGTATTGTTAAAATGGCTCCAAGTGACCGTCAGCTTCTTGTGTTTTCAGCCACGCTATCCCAGCATACGCAAATATTAGCTAAGGAATTAATGAATGACCCTCTTTTCGTTCAAGTAAATAGAGATGAACTTCCTGCTCCAAAAGTTGAGCATATGTATATCGTAAGTGAAGGTAGAGATAAGGTAGAAGTACTTCGTAAGCTTGCGCATCAGGGACCAATGAAAGCTCTAGCCTTTTTCAAAGGGATTGAAACGTTATCTACTTTTGAAGAAAAGCTGAAGTTTAAGAAGCTTAACGTAGGGTCGCTTCATAGCGAAACGCGAAAGCTTGATCGCTCAAAGGTTTTAACGTCATTTCGTAAAGGCGAGTTTCCAATCTTATTAGCGACGGATGTAGCGGCACGTGGCCTTGATATTAAAGAGCTGTCACACGTTATTCATGTAGATGTTCCTCAAAGTGTTGAACAATATGTGCACAGATCAGGACGTACGGGAAGATCTGGGGCTGAGGGAACGGTCATTTCACTTGTAACAGAGCGTGAAGAGAGAGAGCTAAAGCAAATTGCACGCGAGTTGAAAATTGAACTAGCAAAGAAAGAACTGTATATGGGTGAAGTTGTAGAAGAAGGTACAAAGCAAGAAAAAAGGCAAAGTTACAAGCCTAGAAAAAAGACAAATAACAAAACATCTTCTCATAAACATAGTAAAAAGAAATAA
- a CDS encoding SseB family protein produces the protein MGSSFNSLEKALIEAMKDNREIGHFYKELMKSNLLCIEVSGNEKSADFYKRVRVMEKNQKIYLPAFSSNYPFEKMLKEERAAVIKFSDLLQEINENTAILLNPDTPLSKLLIPEELKMLKENKNLFNYFSS, from the coding sequence ATGGGTAGTTCTTTTAATTCATTAGAAAAAGCTTTAATTGAAGCAATGAAAGATAATAGAGAAATTGGACATTTCTATAAAGAACTAATGAAAAGCAACCTGTTATGTATCGAAGTATCAGGTAATGAAAAGTCTGCTGACTTTTACAAGCGTGTACGAGTAATGGAAAAGAATCAGAAAATATATTTACCTGCCTTTTCATCTAATTATCCATTTGAGAAGATGTTAAAAGAAGAAAGAGCTGCAGTGATTAAATTTTCTGATTTATTGCAAGAGATAAACGAGAATACGGCAATTTTACTAAATCCAGATACCCCGCTTTCAAAACTTCTTATTCCAGAAGAATTAAAAATGCTAAAAGAAAATAAGAATCTTTTTAATTACTTTTCATCTTAA
- a CDS encoding WXG100 family type VII secretion target, with the protein MSGIIRVTPAELREMAARYNNESGQVQDLVGRLDMMRNQLQDMWEGASSQAFIAQYEELKPSFVEMSNLLNKIAKQLDDSATVLEDTDNQIASQIRG; encoded by the coding sequence ATGTCAGGAATCATTCGTGTTACTCCAGCAGAACTTCGTGAAATGGCTGCTCGCTATAATAATGAAAGTGGGCAAGTTCAAGACCTAGTTGGCCGCCTTGATATGATGAGAAATCAATTACAAGATATGTGGGAAGGTGCTTCTAGCCAAGCATTTATCGCTCAATATGAAGAGCTAAAGCCATCTTTCGTGGAAATGTCGAATCTGTTAAACAAAATTGCTAAACAGCTTGATGATTCTGCAACCGTTCTTGAAGATACAGACAACCAAATCGCTAGCCAAATTCGCGGTTAA
- a CDS encoding ubiquitin, with protein sequence MYIEVTIDLKHYTGERFDLRLSDYHSVKKVIEIAWQAKKISSTPKEGYWVRVPNKNVVFAGHQKLNECGISSGDCIEIL encoded by the coding sequence ATGTATATTGAAGTGACCATCGATCTAAAACACTATACGGGTGAGCGGTTTGATTTGAGACTATCAGACTATCATTCTGTAAAAAAAGTGATTGAAATTGCATGGCAAGCTAAAAAAATTTCAAGTACACCAAAAGAAGGATACTGGGTTCGCGTTCCGAATAAAAACGTGGTATTTGCAGGCCATCAAAAATTAAATGAATGTGGCATTTCAAGCGGTGATTGCATTGAAATTCTTTGA
- the essB gene encoding type VII secretion protein EssB — protein MAEKKPTYLESLLEASIIRDKQEGYTFIFQKEKIKLNDGIEVDMLKEMHPDFIREIIVNEDELHVKIQPSEAFVPFSFFKKKTEEQKWQFAYQLVKSIQNHAFTRFHLVICPENLMFDASLTPAFLHYGIKESIPPYEYDSARELSEVKATIASLVDSKYSFIQYLKLHETIELSEVASKLMKANDLSELLTIIREQLKIVEEARKTVITVPKKKWTIFRFASIGVTVLLIPALIYTFYSTFFLQPKQEAFVNSNEAFLQQEYSGVIEQLEDYKVKEMPKVVQYELALAYLTNESLSEEQKEVIQNTVTLQSDDKYLSYWIHIGRGENEQALEEARLLEDRSLILYGLYKYENQLKVDENLASDKRKEKLDPVQSEIEELESQIEEEKKQAEESAKEEQQESEKQPEPADKKQSEKEAEQNKDEKSDETPAPNSDSSDKPAS, from the coding sequence ATGGCAGAAAAGAAACCGACTTACTTAGAAAGCTTATTAGAAGCGTCTATTATTCGTGATAAACAAGAAGGCTATACGTTTATTTTTCAAAAGGAAAAGATAAAGCTAAATGATGGCATAGAAGTCGATATGTTAAAGGAGATGCATCCAGATTTCATTCGTGAAATCATCGTAAATGAAGATGAGCTCCATGTGAAAATTCAGCCGTCCGAAGCTTTCGTTCCATTTTCCTTTTTTAAGAAAAAGACGGAAGAGCAAAAGTGGCAGTTTGCGTATCAGCTTGTAAAATCTATACAAAATCATGCTTTTACAAGATTTCACCTTGTAATTTGTCCAGAAAATTTAATGTTTGATGCAAGCTTAACACCTGCTTTTTTACACTATGGAATTAAAGAAAGCATTCCACCATACGAATATGACTCGGCTCGTGAGCTATCAGAAGTAAAAGCGACAATTGCTTCACTTGTTGATTCGAAATATAGCTTTATTCAGTATTTGAAATTGCACGAAACAATTGAGCTATCAGAAGTTGCTTCCAAACTAATGAAGGCTAACGACTTAAGTGAACTTTTAACGATTATTCGAGAACAGCTAAAGATAGTAGAAGAAGCGCGAAAAACCGTTATCACCGTTCCAAAGAAAAAGTGGACTATTTTTCGCTTTGCATCAATTGGTGTCACGGTGCTCTTAATTCCCGCTTTAATTTATACATTTTACTCCACATTTTTCTTGCAGCCAAAGCAAGAGGCTTTTGTAAATAGTAATGAAGCTTTTTTACAGCAGGAGTATAGCGGGGTCATTGAGCAGTTAGAAGATTATAAAGTAAAAGAAATGCCAAAGGTTGTTCAGTACGAACTGGCTTTAGCTTACTTAACGAACGAATCATTAAGTGAAGAACAAAAAGAAGTGATTCAAAATACAGTTACGCTTCAATCAGACGATAAATATTTAAGCTATTGGATTCATATCGGTCGAGGTGAAAATGAACAGGCTTTAGAAGAAGCACGCTTATTAGAAGATCGAAGCTTAATTTTATATGGTCTTTATAAATATGAAAATCAGTTAAAAGTAGATGAAAATCTTGCGAGCGATAAAAGAAAAGAGAAGCTAGACCCGGTTCAAAGTGAAATTGAAGAACTTGAATCACAGATTGAAGAAGAGAAGAAGCAAGCAGAAGAGTCAGCCAAAGAGGAGCAGCAGGAGAGCGAAAAGCAGCCTGAGCCTGCAGATAAGAAGCAGTCCGAAAAAGAAGCTGAGCAAAATAAAGATGAAAAGTCAGATGAAACCCCTGCTCCTAACTCAGATTCGTCGGATAAACCGGCATCCTAG